In a genomic window of Magnolia sinica isolate HGM2019 chromosome 16, MsV1, whole genome shotgun sequence:
- the LOC131228768 gene encoding uncharacterized protein LOC131228768 → MPKTGFDVILGMDWLAEYSVVLNCAARRVTFHIPGLSVFQFIAEPRVEPLSSFMVSNIEDFVVESIEQLPVVCEYLDVFQEIPSLPPHQQQFALGSPVLFVKKKDGSLRLVDYHELNRVTIEN, encoded by the exons atgccgaagACAGGATttgatgttattttgggtatggactggcttgcagagtataGTGTTGTCTTAAACTGTGCCGCGAGGAGagttacatttcatattccaggCTTGTCAGTATTCCAGTTCATCGCTGAGCCCAGAGtggagccgttatctagtttcatGGTTTCGAACATTGAGGATTTTGTGGTAGAGAGTATTGAGcagttgccagttgtttgtgagtatctggatgtgtttcaggagattccgagTTTGCCGCCACATCAGCAG CAGTTTGCCTTGGGGagcccggtattgtttgtgaagaagaaggatggttcgttgcggctGGTGGACTATcacgagctcaacagagtcaccattgaGAACTGA